TGTAAAGTAACGACAACCACCATTTCTGATGCACAGTATGAGTATGCTAAAAACCGTATTGAACAGCTTGGGCTTGATGACAAGATAACCTTGTTAAAAAAAGATTACAGAGACTTAACTGGTGAATACGACAAATTAGTTTCAATAGAAATGATAGAAGCCGTTGGTTTTGAATACTTACCGAGTTTCTTTAAACAATGTAATGAAAGATTAAAACCTGGCGGTAAACTGTTAATACAGTCGATCACTATTGCGGATCAGCGTTTTGAACATTACAAACACAATGTCGACTTTATTCAGCGTTATATTTTTCCTGGCGGTTTTTTACCCTCGGTTACCGTACTGACACAAAACTTAACGCAATATACCGATTTAGTGACTGAGTCGATTAACGATATGGGTTTAGACTATGCAAGAACGCTCGCAGATTGGCGAGAAGCTTTTTTACAGTCTTGGCCTGAGCTTAAACCTTTTGGTTATGATGAGAAGTTTAAACGTCTTTGGCTTTATTATTTTGCTTATTGTGAGGGGGCTTTTCTCGAGCGCTCAACCAGTACAGTTCATTTAGTCGCTAGAAAGTAATATTTACAATATATATCTAATCAAGTTTATATAAAACATGAAAATCCCAAACTTAGTTCGTTAACCTAAGTTTGGGATTTTGTTTTCAGTGAACATTTTATTGTTGTTCATTAAGTAGTTTTATAAAATGAACCATACTAATTGGTCGACTAAACATATAGCCTTGCACCGAGTTACAGGCATTATCAACGAGAAAGCTTAATTGCTCTTGTGTTTCTACACCTTCAGCAGTAACACATAAATTTAAGTTATGTGCCATCGCAATAACAGCACGTACTATGGCTTTGTCGTTATCATCGGCAACAATTTCTTTAATAAATGAACGGTCGATTTTCAAATAGTCTAACGGTAATTTTTTCAAGTACGAAAGTGAACTGTAACCCGTACCAAAATCATCTACCGACACACTCATTCCCATCTGTCTCGCTTTACTTAAGAGCTTTTCTGCCACTGAGTAATCATCAACCAATACATCTTCAGTCACTTCTAACTCTAATAAACAAGGGTCAACTTGGTTGTCTTCAATACTGGCTTTCAAATAGGTAAACAGATTACTATCGGCAACTTGAGAAGGGGATAGGTTCATTGATATTTTAATATCGAACCCTAGGTTGCTAAGTTCTTTTGAAATTTCACAAGTGCGATTAATTACCCACTCTCCAATCGCAATGATCAAGCCGCTTCTTTCGGCGATTGGAATAAAATCATCAGGACTAACCAAGCCGTTTTTAGGGTGATTCCAACGGATTAATGCTTCAGCTTTATTGATGCAATTGGTTTTAATGTCAATAATAGGTTGTAAATATAATTCAAACTCATTGTTTTTAATGGCTCGTCTTAGTTCTTGCTCAATTATAATAAGGTGCTGTGAAGCATCTTTCATCGATTGAGAATAAAACTGGATTGTATTCTTTTTATTTTTCTTTCCATTGTATGCACTCAAGTCGACAAACTTCATCAATTCATCAACATTGCGAGCATCATTAGGATAATTAGCCGCACCAACGCTAATACTGATATGAAAGCTATTGGGCTTTTTAGTGTGAAATGGCTTATTTACACTGTCAATAATACGCGAAATGGCTGATTCGCAACTCGATTGATTATCAACATTTGCAAGGATTATCGCAAACTCGTCTCCACCTACACGGGCAACAAAATCTGATGACTTTACGGCGGCATTAATACGCTTACTTAATTCAGCAAGTAGTTTGTCGCCTTCTTCGTGACCATAAAACTCGTTGTGGCGTCTAAATTCATTAATATCGATATAAAGTAAATAAAATGGACTGTCACTAATAATGTGTTTTTCTAGTGTTTGCAAAAAAGCATAGCGGTTAGGCAACTCTGTTAGCATATCTTGCATAGCAAGCTTTTCGTTACGCTGTACCAAGTGCTTAATAGTACTGATATCGTTGGCGAATATTATCCAGTTTTCAACTTCGTGAAGCTTATTTATAACGGGGTAAAATGCAACTTTTAACCATTTGAGCGTTGATGGTGGTGAAATCCAACATAATTCACCATCCCAACTCGAGTGGGTTGCCAATATTCGTTCATATTCTGGTAATTGATTCTGCATCAAATTAAGAATTATGTTTATTGGCCTTGTCGGCGCTGAACTGAGTAAGTTCTGTTCTTCAAAAAGGCTTAAGGCCGCGGAATTTTCTATATTGGTATTAAAGTCACTGCTGGCGATAAATACCGCAAACTCAGCGTTCTCAATAACCTTCGCAAGGGTTTTTAAAATATGACTTTGTTCTGTAGGCTGATTTAAAATAGACAGTAATCGAGTATGCAAATACTCGTTTTTTAGAAAAAGTCGATCATATGAAAGTAAAACTTCACGTGCTACTTGTTTGGTTTTTTGTTGAAAATCAAAGTCTTCTCGTTGGTTTGTTATAATAAGCAGATTATGTTGGTCTTGCCTTATAGCGGTAGCTTCTAAGTGTAACTCTTTATTATTTAACGTCGTTTCGGTCCACAAGCCTGAGCGTAATCTGCCATTTTCTGGTACTTGCCATAGTAATGTTGCGTCATAGAGAAAATCGAGTAAGAAAGGTGTTTCTTCATTTATGGTGAATTCTTGCTTGTTACCCGACTTTGGAAATAAGTCATGCGCCCATTCGCCATCACCTTCAACCCATTTTACAGTGCCTGTGGTGGTATCGGTTACTTCTAAAACAATTTGTTCTAAGGCATTAATTACTTTATTCAGTAGCGACGTCATATTTACTCAATCCTTTAATAATAACTTAGCTAAGGCTAAAAACATGTCTTCGACATTCTCTCCTGTTTTAGCGCTAGTTGAAAACTGCATTTCAAATAAGTCTTTGTAAACCTTATTTTCTTCGGCTTCTATATTCCAAGTGGCAGGTAAGTCTTTTTTATTAATAGTTAATATAGCGGGGCAGTCAGTCACTTGTCGCGCGAGCGTATGGATATCTAACCCTTCATGAAAAGAAGTTGTACGGGTTTGGTCAACAACGATGATATAGCCTGCAGCACCACGTAAATACCTTTCTTGGAAAACGTTATAAGTGTCATTACCTTCCATGTCCCATAACATGAACTGAACTTGTTCATTTTCGAAAGTTATAGTTTTTTTATCTATTTTCACACCAATAGTGGTGAGATACTTCTCACTAAAAATACCTTCAACAAATTGTTTAACCAAACTTGTTTTACCAACACTGGAAGCCCCTAAAAGGCATATTTTCTTTTGAATCAAAGTGTCCTCTCCATGTTCGACAGTTTGTTGGTTTTATTAAGCTTTTAATTCTCGCTTTGCATAAACTATACGCGTTATTAGTCTGATTAAAATACTACTCTTTTTTGTATAATAGTCACTTAATTATTTAGCTAATTGTTATTTATATGAATAATATTAAACATAACGGTTCTTGCCTTAGTGCTTATCTCGTTAATATCTATTTTTCCTAGACCAGTAACAAACATTTGTGCTTTATCAATACCATGCTCTTGTAGCACATCAGCAGCATTGTTTGCTCTTTGCAGACTAATAATACGATTAGTCGAAGAGCTGCCAGTGTTATCGCTACTGCCTAATATGAGTAAACCAAAATTAATGTTAAGTGATTCTGCTAATGGTGTTAACTGCTCTATGTATTGATAAATTTTTTGCAGCGTCAGTCGCATTTCAGGTGTGACGGTTTGAGCGGCAACAGGGAAATTTAGCTGAAGCGATGCTATTCGACCGATTATGTCGTTAAATACCTGCTGTTTAATTTGCTTACTTTGAGCTACAGCGTTAGATGACGTTAATTGCAGTTGTGAAGTGTCTAAATTATTACCGACTGTAAATCCTGCAAGTCCTAAAGCATTAAGTAATTGTTCAGTTTCGCTGATACTTAAGGTGCCAGCGAGTACAAGCATATTGTTTTGCCATGTAAAGTTAATATTAGGATAGTTGGCATTAATCCGGTCAACACGTTGGTGCAATATAGGCGCATCTAAAGAATAATAATTGCGTTCGATAAGTTTAACGTTAGCTGAGTTTATTGCATTAGCATTGAGCCAGTCAGAAATTTTTATGGCGTCAGGGTCGCGTAAAACGTCAAGTGTTATAGTATTAATATCGTCTATGTTAAGTTGCTTAATAATAACGCCAGGCTGTGCATCTAGCTGCATTATTTTTTCATGTAATTGCGAAGTTTTTAACCAATTTAAACCTTGGTAACCAGCGTATAGCATAATAAAACATACAATAGCCCAAGCAAACCAAGGTGTTTTTTTCTTACTGGAGGGTGCTGTTTTTTGCTCTGATAATAAGCAGTCGCGCAGTAAACTATCGGTTTTGTTGAATTGCTGATTGTCACCATCAAAATTATTGAGTTCTTCAAGATACAAACTATGAATGTTTTCAACAGTTATTTGTAATTGGTTACTGATACTTTGGGGAGGATTCCCGCTAACTGCTGCAACCACTAATGCACTTGGTCCAGGCTTGATCAATAAGGTGAAGTTTTCGGTAGTCACTGATTGTAATTGTTCTTTGAGCCGATCATCGTTGGTTAAAAACGAG
The Colwellia sp. Arc7-D genome window above contains:
- a CDS encoding bifunctional diguanylate cyclase/phosphodiesterase, coding for MTSLLNKVINALEQIVLEVTDTTTGTVKWVEGDGEWAHDLFPKSGNKQEFTINEETPFLLDFLYDATLLWQVPENGRLRSGLWTETTLNNKELHLEATAIRQDQHNLLIITNQREDFDFQQKTKQVAREVLLSYDRLFLKNEYLHTRLLSILNQPTEQSHILKTLAKVIENAEFAVFIASSDFNTNIENSAALSLFEEQNLLSSAPTRPINIILNLMQNQLPEYERILATHSSWDGELCWISPPSTLKWLKVAFYPVINKLHEVENWIIFANDISTIKHLVQRNEKLAMQDMLTELPNRYAFLQTLEKHIISDSPFYLLYIDINEFRRHNEFYGHEEGDKLLAELSKRINAAVKSSDFVARVGGDEFAIILANVDNQSSCESAISRIIDSVNKPFHTKKPNSFHISISVGAANYPNDARNVDELMKFVDLSAYNGKKNKKNTIQFYSQSMKDASQHLIIIEQELRRAIKNNEFELYLQPIIDIKTNCINKAEALIRWNHPKNGLVSPDDFIPIAERSGLIIAIGEWVINRTCEISKELSNLGFDIKISMNLSPSQVADSNLFTYLKASIEDNQVDPCLLELEVTEDVLVDDYSVAEKLLSKARQMGMSVSVDDFGTGYSSLSYLKKLPLDYLKIDRSFIKEIVADDNDKAIVRAVIAMAHNLNLCVTAEGVETQEQLSFLVDNACNSVQGYMFSRPISMVHFIKLLNEQQ
- a CDS encoding OmpA family protein, producing the protein MPTDAAKEAESAQQLEQVRTLLLGKDNSRITDSLKKDARKIVAEVITEALHDRQQKDNSVDKVLQPFVEDSVQISVAHNSEQMVISLYPIVGSLVRKSVAAFLSDFMERTNQLIENSLTIKGLTWRFKARQGGVSYSQYAASQTFIYRVEHVFLIHRETGLLLNTVALDNESKSDADIVSAMLTAINDFVGDSFLTNDDRLKEQLQSVTTENFTLLIKPGPSALVVAAVSGNPPQSISNQLQITVENIHSLYLEELNNFDGDNQQFNKTDSLLRDCLLSEQKTAPSSKKKTPWFAWAIVCFIMLYAGYQGLNWLKTSQLHEKIMQLDAQPGVIIKQLNIDDINTITLDVLRDPDAIKISDWLNANAINSANVKLIERNYYSLDAPILHQRVDRINANYPNINFTWQNNMLVLAGTLSISETEQLLNALGLAGFTVGNNLDTSQLQLTSSNAVAQSKQIKQQVFNDIIGRIASLQLNFPVAAQTVTPEMRLTLQKIYQYIEQLTPLAESLNINFGLLILGSSDNTGSSSTNRIISLQRANNAADVLQEHGIDKAQMFVTGLGKIDINEISTKARTVMFNIIHINNN